From Syntrophales bacterium, a single genomic window includes:
- a CDS encoding acyl-CoA dehydratase activase: MQHVAGIDIGAGSSKAVIVANGKLLSRHIIPSGGNYKMAAEVVLDAALKKAELSRGDIACIVATGGGAVNVACADKTSSDILCQGRAVSRFHPSVRTIVDVGDLSSKVSRIDQSGKTVAFLLSGKCAGGSARILQVIARVLQVKIEEIGPLSLTSQNPVRFNTQCAVFAETEAVSRIAEGLAKEDLLAGIHLALAAQLYTLAERIGIEQDCALIGGGAKDMGLIKAIQEIAGHEFIVPLEPQIMAAYGAAIIAEENVA, encoded by the coding sequence ATGCAGCACGTAGCCGGCATTGATATCGGGGCAGGTTCTTCAAAGGCGGTTATAGTTGCCAACGGCAAGCTGCTTTCCCGGCACATAATCCCCTCGGGTGGAAACTACAAAATGGCGGCAGAAGTTGTTCTTGACGCCGCGCTGAAAAAGGCGGAGCTCTCCCGCGGCGATATCGCCTGCATAGTCGCCACGGGCGGCGGGGCAGTCAATGTAGCTTGCGCAGACAAGACTTCGTCTGATATTTTATGCCAGGGACGGGCGGTTTCCCGTTTTCATCCGTCGGTGCGAACGATTGTTGACGTGGGAGACCTTTCCAGCAAGGTCTCCCGGATTGACCAAAGCGGAAAAACAGTCGCTTTTTTGTTGAGCGGCAAATGCGCGGGGGGAAGCGCCCGAATTCTGCAGGTGATTGCGCGGGTTTTACAGGTAAAGATTGAGGAAATAGGCCCTTTGTCGCTTACCTCGCAAAACCCCGTCAGATTTAATACGCAGTGCGCCGTCTTTGCAGAAACAGAAGCTGTCTCGAGAATTGCCGAGGGCCTGGCCAAAGAAGACCTGCTGGCCGGCATCCATCTGGCCCTGGCGGCGCAGCTCTATACCCTTGCGGAACGGATCGGCATCGAGCAGGATTGCGCATTGATCGGGGGCGGGGCTAAAGATATGGGTCTAATCAAGGCCATACAGGAGATAGCGGGGCATGAATTTATCGTCCCCCTCGAACCTCAAATCATGGCGGCTTATGGAGCGGCCATCATAGCCGAAGAGAACGTTGCTTAA
- a CDS encoding acyl-CoA dehydratase activase, translating to MTKAVIVNGGIVCSVIGPTGPEQRKLAGKVMQEALKKAGLSFEEISYLVATGYGRINVPFADKQITEISCHARGVNSIFPQARTIIDIGGQDVKGIKIDAKGKPVDFVMNDKCAAGTGRFLEVIAGTLGIELVALSKTAEESKNPARISSLCTVFAAQEVASRLSEGALLGDLVAGIHQSVAERILRTVSRLAVEKEVVVTGGGAKNGHLVKVLAERLGYAVLVPPEPLVTGAIGAALLGKDKFQATPAGELPKRPRNWGEVTFFN from the coding sequence ATGACCAAGGCAGTAATAGTTAATGGGGGAATAGTATGTTCCGTGATCGGCCCAACCGGCCCGGAACAAAGGAAACTGGCGGGTAAAGTAATGCAGGAAGCCTTGAAGAAGGCCGGCCTTTCCTTTGAGGAAATAAGCTATCTGGTCGCTACCGGCTATGGCAGAATCAACGTGCCTTTCGCGGACAAGCAGATAACGGAAATCTCCTGCCACGCCCGGGGCGTAAACAGTATCTTTCCGCAGGCAAGAACGATAATCGATATCGGCGGGCAGGATGTCAAGGGGATCAAGATAGACGCCAAGGGCAAACCAGTCGATTTTGTGATGAATGACAAGTGCGCGGCCGGCACCGGCAGATTTCTGGAGGTTATTGCCGGAACGCTGGGGATAGAGCTGGTCGCGCTGAGCAAAACTGCCGAGGAAAGCAAAAACCCGGCACGGATAAGCAGCTTATGCACCGTTTTTGCCGCCCAGGAGGTGGCGTCCCGCTTATCCGAAGGAGCGCTCTTGGGCGATCTGGTCGCCGGCATCCACCAATCGGTCGCCGAGCGCATTCTCCGTACAGTCAGCCGGCTTGCTGTGGAAAAAGAGGTTGTTGTTACCGGCGGCGGCGCCAAAAACGGGCATCTGGTGAAGGTGCTCGCGGAAAGGTTGGGATATGCGGTTCTGGTTCCCCCGGAGCCGCTGGTAACCGGGGCCATCGGCGCGGCGCTGCTGGGAAAGGATAAATTCCAGGCGACGCCTGCCGGGGAACTGCCGAAAAGACCCCGCAATTGGGGTGAAGTAACGTTTTTTAATTAG
- a CDS encoding 2-hydroxyacyl-CoA dehydratase family protein produces the protein MAEVAEKKKRRTATAAAGRIGGMVKATIGGALKARQEGKKSAYTFISSSYDEIIRAMDIVPVWTENYAGICGVKRDVNRFLERAESLGLSRSLCTYALCGLGFDHMREELGGMPPNAPWGGQTRPDMMLSSGQILCDPRNKWYQAAQQFMPDVPVYNVDLPWPLYEDNVEVADVADYYIKHIMEELHGLISFLEKQTGRKMDYDRLAEIVALSERTWDLIWETYELRRAVPTPMDTGDAMNTMVPMVFMMGTQEAYDFYLDLHRELEERIARKEGVIEDEKYRLLWGGGLPSWFALTDFNYFNSKGAVFPAETTYRMIEPIDRLNIPRTSDPVERLAWRWLRYWTYWYDKAKKRPGSEPDVERLIQYIEDYQIDGIVMHEAFSCRTWHLGLIWQLNQLKKIYRPIPVLSLGKTVNRENPSLILESDIVDMSSYSEVETRSKIDAFIETLESLKAHKEAS, from the coding sequence ATGGCTGAAGTAGCGGAGAAAAAGAAAAGAAGGACAGCAACCGCGGCCGCCGGCAGAATCGGCGGCATGGTAAAGGCGACCATCGGCGGCGCCCTGAAGGCCCGGCAGGAAGGAAAAAAGTCTGCCTACACCTTTATAAGTTCCAGTTACGATGAGATAATCCGGGCAATGGACATAGTCCCCGTCTGGACGGAGAATTATGCCGGCATCTGCGGCGTAAAGCGCGACGTCAACAGGTTCCTGGAAAGGGCGGAGTCTTTGGGACTTTCCCGCTCTTTATGCACGTATGCGCTGTGCGGGCTCGGCTTTGACCATATGCGCGAAGAGCTCGGCGGCATGCCTCCCAATGCCCCCTGGGGCGGACAGACAAGACCCGACATGATGCTTTCGAGCGGCCAGATCCTGTGCGACCCGAGAAACAAATGGTACCAGGCCGCACAGCAGTTTATGCCGGACGTCCCCGTTTATAATGTTGACCTGCCGTGGCCGCTGTACGAGGATAATGTCGAAGTGGCCGATGTCGCCGATTATTATATAAAGCATATTATGGAGGAACTGCACGGACTGATCAGTTTTCTGGAGAAGCAGACCGGCCGGAAGATGGACTATGACCGGCTCGCTGAAATTGTTGCCTTGAGCGAACGCACCTGGGATTTGATCTGGGAGACCTATGAATTAAGAAGGGCTGTGCCGACCCCGATGGACACGGGCGACGCAATGAACACGATGGTCCCCATGGTGTTCATGATGGGAACCCAGGAGGCGTATGATTTTTATTTGGATCTGCACCGGGAGCTGGAGGAAAGAATTGCCCGTAAAGAGGGCGTCATCGAGGATGAAAAATACCGGCTGCTCTGGGGCGGAGGGCTCCCCTCCTGGTTTGCGCTTACCGATTTTAATTATTTCAACAGCAAAGGGGCGGTCTTCCCGGCAGAGACGACATACCGCATGATTGAGCCCATCGACCGGCTGAACATCCCCAGAACCAGCGACCCCGTTGAGCGACTCGCCTGGCGATGGCTCCGCTACTGGACGTACTGGTATGACAAGGCAAAAAAACGGCCCGGATCGGAGCCGGATGTAGAACGTTTAATCCAGTATATTGAAGATTATCAGATTGACGGCATTGTCATGCACGAGGCTTTTTCCTGCCGAACCTGGCATCTGGGGCTGATCTGGCAGTTGAACCAATTGAAAAAGATTTACCGGCCGATCCCGGTTTTGAGCCTCGGTAAGACGGTGAACAGGGAAAACCCCTCGCTCATCCTGGAAAGCGACATCGTCGATATGAGCTCCTACTCCGAGGTGGAAACCAGGAGCAAGATAGACGCCTTCATCGAAACGCTGGAATCGCTGAAGGCCCATAAAGAGGCGTCGTGA